The following proteins are co-located in the Rattus norvegicus strain BN/NHsdMcwi chromosome 19, GRCr8, whole genome shotgun sequence genome:
- the LOC134483358 gene encoding disks large homolog 5-like, with the protein MFARLLRRFGRVDVDREESRVKQTKPKEACRQTSSLENVLNKVQANEEEERLNRELELTTKERNELTDRLLYVTGGSMSKSPYFRPNPFYENLKIKEKEVMSLLHNLDTKNTEHREKFQELKKEINFYRNLHSRLLMDQACMKKKLVTLKQESKELQRYLFELNPNDEDEQEKTSNLQTQQNVVGTSS; encoded by the exons atgtttgcccgtcttctcaggcgctttgggagagttgatgttgatagagaagagtctagagtgaagcaaacgaaacctaaag aggcctgcagacagacgtcatcccttgaaaatgtcctaaacaaggtgcaggccaacgaggaagaggagaggctgaatagagaactggagctaactaccaaggagagaaatgagctgacagatcgcctcctttatgtgacaggtggatccatgagcaagag cccctacttcaggccaaatccattttatgaaaacttgaagataaaggagaaagaggtcatgtcattactgcacaacttagacacaaagaacactgaacatcgtgagaaatttcaggagctcaagaaggagattaacttctatcg caacctgcacagccggctcctgatggaccaggcatgtatgaagaagaagttggtcacattgaagcaggagagcaaggagttacagcgatatttgtttgagttgaacccgaatgatgaagacgaacaggagaagaccagcaacctccagacccagcaaaatgtggtaggaacaagcagctga